The Fusobacterium sp. SYSU M8D902 genome includes the window ATCGAAAAAGAACTTGAAAACCAAAATATTATTTTCGAAAAAATAAATAATAACATTGATATCGATGAAGAAAAAAAAGAAGACAATCTTGTTTGGATTATGCCAATAAGTTTAATGTTAGGACTTTTTACAGGTTTTTTATTGCAAGATAAAGTTAGAAGTAATATTATTGATTTTTCTTTTACTGTTTTTTTAACAATAATATATATATGTGTAGGAATTTCTCAAGGTTCAGATAAAGCAGTGTTAGTTTATCTAAAAAAATTAGGATTTAGAATGATTTGGTTATCTTTAGCTATTCTTTTAGGAAGTATGATAGGAGGAATTATTGCAGGTAAAATTTTAAATATACCTTTAAAAATTTCCTTAATATCAGCAAGCGGAATGAGCTATTATAGTTTAACTGGAGCTTTTATGGTTAAAACTTTTGGTTTGGAAATAGGAACATATGGCTTTATAGTTAATATAATGAGAGAGGTTTTAACTATTTTATTTATGCCATTTTTAATTAAAATAAGTGTAGGTAGCCCTATAGCAGGAGGGGCTGCTGGTAATATGGATACAATGTTAATGCCAGTAACTAAATTTGTTGGTTCAAAATTAGGAATGGTAACACTATTAACTGGAACGATACTAACATT containing:
- a CDS encoding lysine exporter LysO family protein; translated protein: MTILPFVCLFIGIIFGILVKNKNFVKYSEKISTIALSLLMLVIGLGIGIDKTIMNNLLKIGINCIIISFLAITFSVIFTVICEKTVLPLKEIEKELENQNIIFEKINNNIDIDEEKKEDNLVWIMPISLMLGLFTGFLLQDKVRSNIIDFSFTVFLTIIYICVGISQGSDKAVLVYLKKLGFRMIWLSLAILLGSMIGGIIAGKILNIPLKISLISASGMSYYSLTGAFMVKTFGLEIGTYGFIVNIMREVLTILFMPFLIKISVGSPIAGGAAGNMDTMLMPVTKFVGSKLGMVTLLTGTILTFIVPFLLPILASIL